A window from Staphylococcus succinus encodes these proteins:
- a CDS encoding TetR/AcrR family transcriptional regulator, with product MDKRQEKSRQLIIETFIQLMQEKDVAKISMKDIAEFANINRGTLYLNFIDKYDILNHAIDFIMAEAIEKCEHYMYAIEDGKEGIREILVAIDKQYDLLKKLIQKSDLNILKQTLSEKFMKSIKQKDNEIMTQFLGSATVGVIVWWIEQSRPCSIDELSNELWRLLAPHIESFL from the coding sequence ATGGATAAAAGACAAGAAAAATCACGCCAACTCATTATCGAAACTTTTATACAACTCATGCAGGAAAAAGACGTTGCTAAAATATCTATGAAAGATATAGCTGAATTTGCCAATATTAATAGGGGAACGCTTTATTTAAACTTTATCGATAAATATGACATTCTTAATCACGCCATAGATTTTATTATGGCAGAGGCAATTGAGAAATGTGAGCACTATATGTATGCAATAGAAGACGGTAAAGAGGGTATACGAGAAATACTTGTCGCCATCGATAAGCAATATGATCTCCTTAAGAAATTGATACAAAAATCAGATTTAAATATATTAAAACAGACACTTTCAGAGAAATTCATGAAATCTATTAAGCAAAAAGACAATGAAATAATGACACAGTTTTTAGGTTCAGCAACAGTAGGCGTTATCGTTTGGTGGATTGAACAATCTAGACCATGCTCTATTGATGAATTAAGTAATGAACTATGGCGTTTATTAGCACCACATATTGAATCATTTCTATAA
- a CDS encoding YisL family protein — MLHIHITSWVLAIILFFAAYFNFSVKQGATPYFKPIHMVLRLFMVLVLISGFWLWIQAFSSDNAGGHMLLTLKMLGGVAAVALMEVTIAKRKKSQPSHGLMWTTIIVIIITMCLGIILPQGPITKMFGL, encoded by the coding sequence ATGTTACATATTCATATTACATCATGGGTGCTTGCAATTATTTTGTTCTTTGCTGCGTATTTTAACTTTTCAGTAAAACAAGGCGCAACACCTTACTTTAAACCAATTCATATGGTATTAAGACTCTTTATGGTATTAGTTTTAATTTCAGGATTTTGGTTATGGATTCAAGCTTTTTCTTCTGATAATGCTGGAGGGCATATGTTACTAACATTGAAAATGTTAGGCGGCGTAGCAGCTGTTGCACTTATGGAAGTTACCATTGCGAAAAGGAAGAAAAGCCAACCAAGCCATGGATTAATGTGGACAACGATTATCGTCATTATCATTACGATGTGTTTGGGTATTATCTTGCCACAAGGACCAATTACAAAAATGTTTGGTTTATAA
- a CDS encoding fumarylacetoacetate hydrolase family protein, with the protein MKFLSFRHEGQTSYGVKVKREEAAWDLKKVFADFAEGEFHPKTLLHGLQQNQVVDFQEQVRKAVVAAEDSGKGEDYKVQFADVEFLPPVTPTNNIIAFGRNYQEHANELNHEVQRLYVFTKAASSLTGDNSTIPNHQDITDQLDYEGELGIVIGKSGEKIPKGLALDYVYGYTIINDITDRKAQKAQDQAFLSKSLTGGCPVGPYIVTKDELPTPEDVNIVTKVNNEIRQDGNTGQMILKIDELIEEISKYVALHPGDIIATGTPAGVGAGMNPPKFLQPGDEVKVTIDNIGTLTNFIAEK; encoded by the coding sequence ATGAAATTCCTATCATTCAGACATGAAGGACAGACATCTTATGGTGTAAAAGTAAAGCGTGAAGAAGCAGCGTGGGATTTGAAAAAAGTCTTTGCTGATTTTGCTGAAGGAGAGTTTCATCCTAAAACATTATTACATGGCCTTCAACAGAATCAAGTCGTAGATTTCCAAGAACAAGTGCGTAAAGCAGTTGTTGCTGCAGAAGATAGTGGCAAAGGTGAGGATTATAAAGTACAATTTGCTGACGTTGAATTTTTACCTCCAGTTACACCAACAAATAATATAATTGCTTTTGGACGTAATTATCAAGAACATGCAAATGAATTAAATCATGAAGTTCAACGGTTATATGTATTTACAAAAGCGGCATCGTCATTAACTGGTGATAATAGCACAATCCCAAATCACCAAGATATTACTGATCAATTAGATTATGAAGGTGAATTAGGTATCGTCATTGGAAAATCTGGTGAAAAAATACCTAAGGGCTTAGCGTTAGATTATGTGTATGGTTACACTATTATTAATGACATTACAGATCGTAAAGCTCAAAAAGCACAAGACCAAGCATTCTTATCTAAAAGTTTAACTGGTGGATGTCCAGTCGGTCCGTATATTGTAACTAAAGATGAATTGCCTACACCTGAAGATGTTAATATTGTAACAAAAGTTAACAATGAAATTCGTCAAGATGGTAATACAGGTCAAATGATTCTTAAAATAGATGAATTAATAGAAGAAATATCTAAATATGTTGCGTTACATCCAGGTGATATTATTGCGACAGGTACCCCAGCAGGTGTCGGTGCAGGTATGAATCCACCCAAATTCTTACAACCTGGTGATGAAGTTAAAGTAACGATTGATAACATTGGTACTTTAACGAACTTTATTGCTGAAAAATAA
- a CDS encoding DUF418 domain-containing protein, producing MPPQKRLFELDALRGLSLFGIVLMNILVFSMPYEEAYLPDIVHGINEGLLRIVTLVVISSFYPIFSFLFGYGLAIMYENIQYRGLRYYPIIYRRLACLLIIGLIHGCFIFSGDILFGYAFTGMLAVLLIKKKTKTLIKAATILFVLKIILIVIPFSVFSWNTGRNDTNNFSGMSLGQLIDVKQNGNYFDLLKININETVMSVLDVMTTSAYLEFLPYILCGIIAQKLNLITVLRNNNNQKRTTFWGMLCIVIGYTLKVPFAIDYSNNAFQYISAMVGGPIVAAGYILIFLRLCQVSKVRKVVHLFEYPGKLSLTVYLSQSIIFTLIYMGLGLYNKLELYQSYLIVLIVYSLQVCASYYYLKKFKQGPVEWAWRKITYLK from the coding sequence GTGCCACCACAAAAGCGGTTATTCGAATTAGATGCATTACGGGGATTGAGTTTATTTGGTATCGTGCTTATGAATATTTTAGTTTTTAGTATGCCATATGAAGAAGCTTATTTACCGGATATAGTACACGGCATCAACGAAGGACTTTTACGAATAGTTACGCTTGTCGTTATCAGTTCATTTTATCCAATCTTTTCATTTTTATTTGGATATGGATTAGCAATTATGTATGAAAATATCCAATATAGAGGCCTTCGTTATTATCCGATTATATATCGAAGGTTAGCTTGCTTATTGATTATCGGTTTAATACATGGGTGTTTTATATTTTCTGGCGATATTTTATTTGGGTATGCATTTACAGGAATGCTCGCAGTGTTGTTAATTAAAAAGAAAACGAAAACATTGATTAAAGCGGCAACAATATTGTTTGTATTAAAAATTATCCTCATTGTCATACCATTTTCAGTATTCTCATGGAACACAGGAAGAAATGATACAAATAACTTTTCAGGTATGTCTTTGGGACAACTCATAGATGTTAAGCAAAATGGTAATTATTTTGACTTGTTAAAAATAAATATCAATGAAACAGTGATGAGTGTCTTAGATGTTATGACAACATCGGCGTACTTAGAGTTTTTACCATACATTCTATGCGGTATAATAGCGCAAAAATTAAATTTAATCACTGTTCTACGTAACAATAACAATCAAAAACGCACGACTTTCTGGGGAATGCTATGTATAGTTATAGGGTATACTCTGAAAGTGCCATTCGCGATAGATTATAGTAATAATGCTTTTCAATATATAAGTGCCATGGTTGGAGGTCCGATTGTAGCAGCAGGCTATATTTTAATATTTTTACGTTTATGCCAAGTGTCAAAAGTTAGAAAAGTTGTCCACCTGTTTGAATATCCTGGAAAGTTAAGTTTAACAGTGTATTTATCACAAAGTATTATTTTTACTTTGATTTATATGGGGTTAGGTTTATATAACAAGCTAGAGCTTTATCAGTCCTATCTCATTGTACTTATTGTATATAGTTTACAAGTTTGCGCTAGTTATTACTATTTAAAAAAATTCAAACAAGGTCCGGTTGAATGGGCGTGGAGAAAAATAACATATTTAAAGTAA
- the addA gene encoding helicase-exonuclease AddAB subunit AddA: MSQIPVKPADVRWTDNQWKSIYAKGQDVLVAAAAGSGKTAVLVERIIQRILNDEIDVDRLLVVTFTNASAREMKHRVDQRIQEASQEAPDNEHLKNQRIKIHQAQISTLHSFCLKLIQHHYDVLDIDPNFRTSGEAENILLLEQTIDEVLEQHYDILDPSFVDLTEQLSSDRNDDQLRNTIKQMYYFSIANPNPYGWLRNLASPYYDEAQQNELLQLLNELAMIFMESALEALDKSYNLFMLLEEVDKQVAVLEKERAFLNQAMEDGQLNSEVIAQHQFEARFPAKNKKIKEANEMMIDAYDDGKKHYDHYKSLVSKVQEDYFSRDAQDLKQDMQKLAPRVSYLSKVTADVIEQFDQKKRSRNLLDFSDYEHFALRILMNEDGSPSEVADVYRQQFEEILVDEYQDTNRVQEKILSCFKRGTEADGNLFMVGDVKQSIYKFRQADPSLFIDKYNRFTLDGSNNGMRIDLSQNFRSREEVLTTTNYLFKHMMDESVGEIIYDNAAQLYYGAAFDDKPHDVQMNMLVEDPSSDLNGSEQEAEYIVQQVEKIMDEHEIYDMKTNQYRKPSYKDIVILERSYGQARKIQQAFKDHNIPFHVKSKEGYFEQTEVQLVLSFLRTVDNPLQDIYLVGLMRSVIYQFTEDELSNIRVLSPNDDYFYQSIQNYMSHEASNKNLVEKLQAFLQDIAMYQTYSQSHPVYQLIDKFYNDHYVIQYFSGIIGGKGRRANLYGLFNKAVEFENSSFRGLYQFIRFIDELMERGKDFGEENIIGPNDDVVRMMTVHSSKGLEFPFVIYSGLSRKFRRDDLYKSVILNQTYGLGMNYYDVESNISYPSLSSVTYKAITEKEMISEEMRLIYVALTRAKEQLFLIGRVKDEKELQQLEQAPVSDTHLPVSYRITAQRPIEMIYPILAKYQSTSLPNELRFENSIHDIEASMIPYVHLTTDFYQDIASETVFEESEQRTIQDIHALNTGNDAIKEQIQTQLTHEYTFQMAIDKPSKQSVSELKRQLETEQTDTNYDRVRQYRIGSAAYDRPDFLSHSSKRKANEIGTLMHTVMQHLPFRSGGLNQSEIEQYIGRLIEQHIIPEDAKTDIRYDDITYFVQSELYETIAQSDAIYRELPFVVNQSKVESMREVEEDASIIQGMIDLIFVKEGQYYFVDYKTDAFNRRRNMTDEEIGEQLRSRYKVQMDYYRNTLETLLNADVKGYLYFFKFGQLSIDS, encoded by the coding sequence ATGAGCCAAATTCCAGTGAAACCCGCTGATGTTAGATGGACGGATAATCAGTGGAAAAGTATTTATGCAAAAGGGCAAGATGTGCTTGTAGCAGCGGCTGCAGGTTCTGGCAAAACAGCTGTATTAGTTGAACGTATTATACAGCGCATTTTAAATGATGAAATTGATGTAGATCGATTACTTGTCGTGACATTTACGAATGCAAGTGCACGTGAAATGAAACATCGTGTGGATCAACGGATACAAGAAGCTTCGCAAGAGGCGCCTGATAATGAACATTTAAAAAACCAACGAATTAAAATACATCAAGCTCAAATTTCTACACTACATAGTTTCTGTTTGAAATTAATTCAACATCATTATGATGTATTAGATATAGATCCAAATTTTAGAACAAGTGGTGAAGCGGAAAATATACTGTTATTAGAGCAAACAATCGATGAAGTTTTAGAGCAACATTATGATATCCTTGACCCTAGTTTTGTTGATTTAACAGAACAATTATCATCCGATCGAAACGATGATCAACTGCGTAATACAATTAAACAAATGTATTATTTTAGTATAGCAAATCCTAATCCATACGGATGGCTCCGAAATTTAGCAAGTCCTTATTATGATGAAGCACAGCAAAATGAATTACTACAATTATTGAATGAATTGGCTATGATTTTTATGGAGTCAGCGTTAGAAGCACTAGATAAAAGTTATAACTTATTTATGTTGTTGGAAGAAGTAGATAAGCAAGTAGCAGTGTTAGAAAAGGAAAGAGCATTTTTAAATCAAGCCATGGAAGATGGACAGTTAAATTCCGAAGTGATTGCACAACATCAATTTGAAGCTCGTTTTCCAGCAAAGAATAAAAAGATAAAGGAAGCAAATGAAATGATGATTGATGCTTATGATGACGGTAAAAAGCATTATGATCATTATAAATCATTAGTCTCGAAAGTGCAGGAAGATTATTTTTCCCGAGATGCGCAAGATTTGAAACAAGACATGCAGAAATTAGCACCAAGGGTTTCTTATTTATCTAAAGTCACAGCCGATGTGATTGAACAATTTGATCAAAAGAAACGGAGCAGAAATCTCTTAGATTTTTCTGATTATGAACACTTTGCCTTACGCATATTGATGAATGAGGATGGCTCGCCTTCAGAAGTGGCTGATGTATATCGACAACAATTCGAGGAAATCTTGGTCGATGAATATCAAGATACAAACCGAGTGCAAGAAAAGATATTGTCATGTTTTAAGCGTGGAACTGAAGCTGATGGCAATTTATTTATGGTAGGTGATGTTAAGCAATCTATCTATAAATTTAGACAAGCCGATCCAAGTTTATTTATCGATAAGTATAATCGATTTACATTAGATGGTTCTAACAATGGTATGCGTATTGATTTATCTCAAAACTTCCGCTCTCGAGAAGAAGTATTAACGACGACAAACTATTTATTTAAACATATGATGGATGAATCCGTAGGAGAAATTATATATGATAATGCAGCACAACTCTACTATGGTGCCGCATTCGATGATAAACCACATGATGTACAAATGAATATGTTGGTCGAAGACCCTTCATCAGATTTAAATGGTTCAGAACAAGAAGCAGAATATATAGTGCAACAAGTAGAGAAGATTATGGATGAGCACGAAATATATGATATGAAAACAAATCAATATCGTAAGCCAAGTTATAAAGATATTGTCATATTAGAAAGGTCATATGGGCAGGCTAGAAAGATTCAACAAGCTTTTAAAGATCATAATATTCCGTTCCATGTTAAGAGTAAGGAAGGGTATTTTGAACAAACTGAAGTCCAATTAGTCTTATCATTTTTAAGAACAGTAGATAACCCTTTACAAGATATCTATTTGGTAGGATTGATGCGTTCAGTCATTTATCAATTTACTGAGGATGAATTATCAAATATTCGTGTCCTTAGTCCAAATGATGATTATTTCTACCAATCTATCCAAAACTATATGTCTCATGAAGCATCCAATAAAAATTTAGTGGAAAAATTACAAGCATTTTTACAGGATATAGCAATGTATCAAACGTATAGTCAAAGTCATCCAGTCTACCAATTGATTGATAAATTTTATAATGACCATTACGTTATACAATATTTCAGTGGTATTATAGGTGGCAAAGGGCGTCGTGCTAATTTATATGGCTTGTTTAATAAAGCTGTGGAATTTGAAAATTCGAGTTTCCGTGGTTTATATCAATTTATACGTTTTATAGATGAATTAATGGAACGTGGAAAAGATTTTGGTGAAGAAAATATTATCGGTCCAAATGATGATGTTGTGAGAATGATGACAGTGCATAGTAGTAAAGGCCTTGAATTTCCTTTTGTAATTTATTCAGGATTATCTCGTAAATTTAGAAGAGATGATTTGTATAAATCTGTAATTCTTAATCAAACCTACGGTCTTGGCATGAATTACTATGATGTAGAAAGTAATATTTCTTATCCGTCATTGTCTTCAGTAACTTATAAAGCTATCACAGAAAAAGAAATGATTTCAGAAGAAATGCGTTTAATTTATGTAGCATTAACGCGAGCAAAAGAGCAATTGTTTTTAATCGGTCGTGTCAAAGACGAGAAAGAGCTGCAGCAATTAGAGCAAGCACCAGTGTCAGATACACATTTACCCGTGAGTTACCGTATAACTGCACAAAGACCTATTGAGATGATTTATCCAATATTGGCCAAATATCAATCTACATCGTTACCTAACGAATTACGCTTTGAAAATTCAATTCATGATATAGAAGCATCTATGATACCTTATGTCCATCTAACAACAGACTTTTATCAAGATATTGCTTCAGAAACAGTATTTGAAGAAAGCGAGCAGCGGACAATCCAAGATATTCATGCATTAAATACTGGTAATGATGCCATAAAAGAACAAATACAAACACAGTTAACACATGAATATACATTTCAGATGGCAATTGATAAGCCATCAAAACAGTCTGTATCTGAACTTAAAAGACAATTAGAAACCGAGCAAACTGATACCAACTATGATCGTGTCCGCCAATATCGTATTGGTTCAGCAGCCTACGATAGACCAGACTTTTTAAGTCACAGCTCCAAGCGTAAAGCGAATGAAATAGGCACATTGATGCATACTGTCATGCAACATTTACCGTTCCGAAGTGGTGGTCTGAACCAATCAGAAATAGAACAATATATTGGACGACTCATTGAGCAACATATCATTCCTGAAGATGCGAAAACAGACATACGTTATGACGATATAACGTATTTTGTTCAAAGTGAATTATATGAAACCATCGCACAAAGTGACGCAATATACCGAGAGTTACCATTTGTTGTAAATCAGTCTAAAGTAGAATCGATGAGAGAAGTAGAAGAAGATGCTTCGATAATTCAAGGTATGATTGATTTGATTTTTGTAAAAGAAGGACAATATTATTTCGTTGATTATAAAACAGACGCTTTTAACAGAAGGAGAAATATGACAGATGAAGAAATAGGTGAACAGTTAAGGTCACGGTATAAAGTACAAATGGATTATTACCGTAATACATTAGAAACACTGTTAAATGCTGACGTTAAAGGATATTTATATTTCTTTAAATTTGGTCAACTATCTATTGATTCTTAG
- the addB gene encoding helicase-exonuclease AddAB subunit AddB produces the protein MELNAYIGRAGTGKSHAMIEEIKNKMKQDPLGDPIVLIAPTQNTFQLEQAFVNDSELNGSLRTEVLHFERLSYRVFQEVGGLMEQQLSKAGTEMMIYDIIQQHQSDLKLYRSQVKYYGFSEKLYEQIQDFKKYAVSPEQLTSYIETNTLQTRTKHKLQDIALIYKHLEDRINGEYVSTEDSLQRFITVMDKSEWLKRTEIYIDGFHNFSTLEYQIIQSLVKYAKKVTILLTTDGDKDTFSLFRKPSESLTHIEDIAQQLNLQLNVKRFNQAYRFKNNVLSQLEQSFNALQFEPIATQGNIEILESSIMREEINEIARRILRETREQGRRYQDIAILYRDESYAYLMESILPQYGIPYNIDVKESMTHHPIMEMLRSLIEVIQTNWKFDPLMRLFKTNVLTKKFKDSHLLIDILENFVLERGIYGKRWIDEKYFHVEQFRKMGLKRQPLTDDERETFERVIQLKADVIDKVMHFETKMSEANTAVGFATAFYEALEAFDLPSLLMTERDTLDVEGEHKKAEEIDQIWNGLIQTLDDLVTVFGDKSMSQTRFLELFDIGLDQLEFVMIPQTLDQVSIGTMDLAKVDNKAHVYIVGANDGVIPQTVSSSSLITDDEKKYFQEQASIELSPTADILQMDEAFVCYIAMTRSRVAVTFSYSLMGTNGDEKEPSPFLNQIQQLFTNLEVQNIHHQHQANPLTLMEHPHQTKIVLFESLKAWLDDEIVADTWLDTYQVMRDDDRLNKGLNYLLSALTYDNKTVQLSESLSKDLYGSTINASVSRFEGYQACPFKHFASHGLRLNERTKYKLEHFDLGDIFHQVLKFISEKVNGDFKNLNTKQIHKLTVEALSEILPEVQFNLLNSTAYYRYLSQRIGAIVETTLTALKYQGNYTKFTPQRFEAGFRRKPRDHDELFAEALQTTQGIPINIRGQIDRIDTYNEGQQSFVNIIDYKSSKYSGTLDLTKVYYGMQMQMMTYMDIVLQNKSRLGLTEMTKPGGLLYFHVHEPRIKLAWNQLSEEKRDEAFINSFKLSGLLNSDESVLDAFDTRIEPSYTSDIVPLGLKKDGGIKSNSKVADEQTIYKLIKHNKQNFIETASDIMDGHTEVAPLKYNQTLPCDFCNYKSVCHVDGMIDSKRYRTVDESIDPLEEVQKVALEEDDQI, from the coding sequence ATGGAATTAAATGCTTATATTGGAAGAGCAGGTACGGGAAAATCACATGCAATGATAGAAGAAATAAAAAACAAAATGAAACAAGATCCGTTAGGCGACCCGATTGTCTTAATTGCTCCAACACAAAATACTTTTCAACTTGAGCAAGCATTCGTAAATGACTCTGAACTGAACGGTAGTCTGAGAACAGAAGTATTACACTTTGAACGACTAAGTTATCGTGTCTTTCAAGAAGTTGGCGGTTTGATGGAACAACAATTGTCGAAAGCAGGCACAGAAATGATGATTTATGACATCATTCAACAACACCAATCGGACTTAAAGCTTTATCGTTCTCAAGTTAAATATTACGGTTTTAGTGAGAAACTCTATGAGCAGATACAAGATTTTAAGAAATATGCAGTATCCCCTGAACAGTTAACATCATACATAGAGACAAATACACTACAAACTAGAACCAAACATAAGCTTCAAGATATAGCACTTATTTACAAACATTTAGAAGATAGAATAAATGGAGAATATGTATCTACTGAAGATAGTTTGCAACGTTTTATAACGGTGATGGACAAATCTGAATGGCTCAAACGTACTGAAATTTATATCGATGGGTTTCATAACTTTTCAACGTTGGAGTATCAAATCATTCAAAGCTTAGTGAAGTATGCCAAAAAGGTAACGATACTATTAACAACAGATGGTGATAAAGATACGTTTAGTTTATTTAGAAAACCATCAGAATCACTTACGCATATAGAAGATATAGCACAGCAGTTAAACTTACAATTAAATGTTAAGCGTTTTAACCAAGCATATAGGTTTAAAAATAATGTTTTATCTCAATTAGAACAGAGCTTTAATGCTTTGCAATTTGAGCCTATAGCGACACAAGGTAATATAGAAATCTTAGAGTCTTCTATAATGAGAGAAGAAATCAATGAAATTGCACGACGTATTTTAAGAGAAACACGTGAACAAGGACGTCGTTATCAAGATATAGCCATATTGTATAGAGACGAATCCTATGCTTATCTGATGGAGTCTATCCTACCACAATATGGTATTCCGTATAACATTGATGTGAAAGAGTCTATGACACATCATCCAATCATGGAAATGTTGCGTTCACTTATTGAAGTAATTCAAACTAATTGGAAGTTTGATCCACTGATGCGTTTGTTTAAAACAAATGTTTTAACTAAGAAATTTAAAGATAGTCATCTACTTATTGATATCTTAGAAAATTTTGTGTTGGAACGTGGCATTTATGGCAAACGTTGGATAGACGAAAAGTATTTCCATGTAGAGCAGTTCAGAAAAATGGGGTTAAAACGTCAGCCGCTGACAGATGATGAACGAGAAACTTTTGAACGTGTGATTCAATTGAAAGCTGATGTCATTGACAAAGTTATGCACTTTGAAACAAAAATGAGTGAAGCGAATACAGCGGTTGGATTTGCAACTGCATTTTATGAAGCGTTGGAAGCCTTTGATTTACCAAGTTTATTAATGACGGAAAGAGATACACTAGATGTAGAAGGTGAACATAAAAAAGCAGAGGAAATTGACCAAATATGGAACGGCTTGATTCAAACTTTAGACGATCTTGTTACGGTGTTCGGAGATAAAAGTATGTCCCAAACTAGATTTTTAGAGCTATTTGATATTGGTTTAGATCAATTGGAATTTGTCATGATTCCGCAAACATTAGATCAAGTGAGTATTGGTACAATGGACTTGGCTAAAGTTGATAACAAAGCACATGTATACATTGTAGGGGCCAATGATGGTGTTATCCCACAAACTGTTTCATCTTCAAGTTTGATCACGGATGACGAGAAGAAATATTTTCAAGAACAAGCATCAATAGAATTAAGTCCTACAGCAGATATACTACAAATGGATGAAGCCTTTGTCTGTTATATTGCAATGACGAGAAGTCGTGTGGCTGTGACATTCTCTTATTCACTTATGGGAACAAATGGTGATGAAAAAGAGCCGAGTCCATTTTTAAATCAAATTCAACAGTTGTTTACAAATCTAGAAGTTCAAAATATACATCATCAACATCAAGCTAATCCACTTACTTTAATGGAACATCCACACCAAACAAAAATTGTGTTATTTGAATCATTAAAAGCATGGTTAGACGATGAAATAGTTGCAGATACTTGGTTAGATACATATCAAGTTATGAGAGATGATGATCGTCTAAATAAAGGATTGAATTATTTGTTATCTGCACTGACATATGATAATAAAACGGTGCAATTAAGCGAATCACTATCTAAAGATTTATATGGAAGTACGATAAATGCCAGTGTTTCACGTTTTGAAGGATATCAAGCATGCCCATTTAAACACTTTGCTTCACATGGTTTGAGGTTGAATGAACGAACAAAATATAAACTAGAACATTTTGATTTAGGTGATATTTTTCACCAAGTATTAAAATTCATTTCAGAAAAAGTGAATGGCGATTTTAAAAATTTGAATACAAAGCAAATTCATAAATTGACGGTTGAAGCCTTATCGGAAATATTACCCGAGGTTCAATTTAATTTATTGAATTCAACTGCGTATTATCGTTATTTATCACAGCGAATTGGCGCAATAGTTGAAACAACATTGACCGCATTGAAATATCAAGGTAATTATACTAAATTTACACCACAACGCTTTGAAGCTGGCTTTAGAAGAAAACCACGAGACCATGACGAACTTTTTGCAGAGGCATTGCAAACAACACAAGGTATTCCAATCAATATTCGCGGACAAATAGATCGTATTGATACTTACAATGAAGGGCAACAAAGCTTTGTAAATATTATTGATTATAAATCGTCTAAGTATAGTGGTACTTTAGATTTAACAAAGGTATATTATGGTATGCAAATGCAGATGATGACTTATATGGATATTGTTCTTCAAAATAAATCACGACTTGGTTTAACTGAAATGACCAAACCTGGCGGCTTACTCTATTTCCATGTTCATGAACCACGTATTAAACTAGCGTGGAACCAATTAAGTGAAGAAAAGAGAGACGAAGCATTTATTAATTCATTTAAATTGAGTGGATTGTTGAATAGTGATGAATCTGTGTTAGATGCATTTGATACAAGAATTGAACCGAGCTATACGTCTGATATTGTACCACTCGGATTGAAAAAAGATGGCGGTATTAAAAGCAATAGTAAAGTTGCAGATGAACAGACCATTTATAAACTCATTAAACACAATAAACAAAATTTTATTGAGACTGCATCAGATATTATGGACGGCCATACAGAAGTTGCTCCATTGAAATATAATCAAACTTTACCGTGTGATTTTTGTAATTATAAATCGGTTTGTCATGTAGACGGAATGATTGATAGTAAACGATATCGTACAGTAGATGAATCTATTGATCCATTAGAAGAAGTTCAAAAAGTGGCGTTAGAAGAGGATGATCAAATATGA